TGTCGATGTAAAGATAGCCTACGAATGGGAATCGGAATCGAGAGAATCATCTAGCAAGGCTGCCTAAATGCTACCACACATATTGATGATGCCTCTAAAAAAGAAAGGTAACGAACAAAATCTAATTTTCCCGAATTTTCACCAGATGAAGAAATTGTAATTGTTTTCACACATTGAGGATCAAAAAAGCCCTCTAATTCTGGCTTTAAAAAATAAAAAGCGCGTCTTGACTCTAACGGACTTAAGCCTATTCCTTCCGCATTTATATCTTTAAACACACTTGAATAAAAACCTTGTTGATTATCCTGTTTTGGCATTAAATAGGAGAAACCTAAATAATGATTATCAAAAAAATCATCCTTTATTTTATTTAATTCTATTTTTTCATATTCATCTGCTGAAATATTTGACTTGATTTCTTCCAAGGATCTAAATTTAAGGCTATTATCTCCTTTGTCATAAAATAATTTATTAAAAGTCCATTCTGTAATTGAATTAGAATCATCATTATTTTCGTTATAGGCTTCATCATCCATTTTCGTCTGCAAAATTTTCATTAATTTGCTTAAATTTTTTCTTAATTGGATAGATTCTCAAATACGCCAACAGTAAAGAAGTTAATCTTTGCTGTCCGTCAATAATCAAATTTTCAGCTTTACCTTCATTATTATATGATCCAATCACGACAGGAGGACTAAAATGCTCTTCTTGAAAAGATTGAAGTAACTTTACCACCTTACTTTTATCCCAAACAAAAGCCCTTTGATACTTAGGTAACGTAATTTTTCCATAAAGTATCATATCGATCCAATGCTTCAGTGAATATTCGCCGTAATAAACCTCGTTTTTCATAAAATCTCCGAATATTTTTTTGCATAATG
This window of the Hallerella porci genome carries:
- a CDS encoding DUF262 domain-containing protein, translating into MKNEVYYGEYSLKHWIDMILYGKITLPKYQRAFVWDKSKVVKLLQSFQEEHFSPPVVIGSYNNEGKAENLIIDGQQRLTSLLLAYLRIYPIKKKFKQINENFADENG